ATAGTGATACACAGTTTTGCGACATCTGGTTTTGCGATATTGATGGTTTCGATTTCAAAAAATCCACAACCAACATCATCGAGCCAAATTTGATAGCCAAGTTGACGTAAGAACGTCATTTTCTCTTGCAGCGATGCCCAATCGTTAACGGGTACATGTTCTGTTAACTCAAGACAAATATACTCGGGGTAAGGGTGAGTGAGTAGTAGGTGGTTGACCTGCTCGCAAAAAAGCATTTTTGGCGATAGGTTAACGGTGAGCATACAAGCTTTTTGTGTGTTACATACTGCTGTGTGTGCCTTAAAGTGCGTGAGTAATGCCTGTAATTCAGCTTCATCTTGTCGTCCGTTGGCTAACGCGGCGTCGAAGAGTTTATCTGGCCGATGTAAGCTTGAGTCAAGGGGGCCTCTGATGAGTGCTTCATAGCCAAATAGTCTGTCAAATTGAACATACTGAATGCTTTGCCAGTATGGCTCGAGTCGTTTATTCGCCAATATGTCGTCAAGTTCAGTTGCTCCGGCGGTGTCAACTTCTAAGTGGGCTTTGCTGACTGTTGAGCGAATGGCATTACTGTGAGGGGTTACGGATGAAATACTTTGCGCGCTGACTTGAATATCTGAGCAACGCACTAACGATGAATCTAGTCGTTTATTTAACTCTTCACATAAACGCTGACTTATATAATGTGCAGCGTCATTGTTATTGGCAAATCGGTCGCTCTCAAAGCAAAGTTCTGCTTCTCCATAGCTGTGTTCAATAAGAGGGGTTTGGGTATCACTTTGTATGCTTTCGACCAGCGCAGACCAAATCATCACGCAAGTGTCATTGCCAAGTCTGGCAATGATTGCTGGCCATCCAGCAAGTGTTATCAGTATTCTTGTTTGCACAGCGCACTCCTATGTGCTTAGTCGTTGTTTATTCGACGATTGGTAACGTGTCAGGCATGTTGAGGTTTGCTCAGTACGAGTAAAACGCCAGTTATCATTAAAACTAACCCAGTTAGTCTTTTTAAATCTAATTCAAACGGTTTCACACCAAAAAAGCCAAAATGGTCAATGACCGTCATTGCAACTAATTGGCCAAGCAACACAAAAGTAATGGCGTTGGCAATACCAAACTTTGGGGCGACCCAAGTTATGGTTAAAATATAAAACATCACAAAGCACCCACCTAAATAAAAATACCAAGGCGTGTCTGCCACAAACAGTGTTTTTGGCACCCCGTTACTGGCAAATAAATAGATAAGGGCTATGCAAAGCCCAATAAACAATAAAATTGCCGCAGCAAGGGCTGTGTTTTGTAATTTACTCCCTAAGCCGCCATTTAAGGCTGCCATGACAGGGATCCCAAGGCCTGCGACAAACATAATCAGAGCATAAATAATAAGGCTATGTGTATTTTGCAACATGTTAGAGACCTAGGGTTAATTGATGAGAGACGGGGGCGTTTTTCGACTTTAATCTGTGGGTCGTTCTTACCTTAATGTGAGGCATATTCATTCCTTATGAAAGCAAATCGCTCACTGATTATTGCCTGTGCATGTCGGGTTTTCAACTTATCAAGGATGTAAATGTAACTTGGCCTTCGCTTATCTGAACTCTATGAATTGTAAGTAATATCAATAGTTCAGTTTTATTTGCAAGCCCGCAACTGCGCAGTTCTTGCGATAATAACTCTGTGTTTCTTCTTTGAGCTCTGCATAGGCGTCAATATTACAGACAAAGTTAATGGCATCAATAAGGCTTAAGTTGATGCGTTTAATTTTGTTTAAAAGACGTTTTATCAGGGCTCTTTTTTAATTAGTAGCACTTTTCCTTTTGATATAAGCAGCATAAAAAGTGAGTGAATTAACAGTTCGTATAAATAAACACTAAAAAATAATTTGCCTAAAACTAAGCATAGATACACCAAAGCA
This genomic window from Pseudoalteromonas luteoviolacea contains:
- a CDS encoding EAL domain-containing protein; the encoded protein is MQTRILITLAGWPAIIARLGNDTCVMIWSALVESIQSDTQTPLIEHSYGEAELCFESDRFANNNDAAHYISQRLCEELNKRLDSSLVRCSDIQVSAQSISSVTPHSNAIRSTVSKAHLEVDTAGATELDDILANKRLEPYWQSIQYVQFDRLFGYEALIRGPLDSSLHRPDKLFDAALANGRQDEAELQALLTHFKAHTAVCNTQKACMLTVNLSPKMLFCEQVNHLLLTHPYPEYICLELTEHVPVNDWASLQEKMTFLRQLGYQIWLDDVGCGFFEIETINIAKPDVAKLCITIIGQLPNNQHIVNELKQVIQTVHQYGGKVLAEGIEHAEQLSIAKSIGVDLAQGYFFDKPSPVKMLC
- a CDS encoding DMT family transporter, which codes for MLQNTHSLIIYALIMFVAGLGIPVMAALNGGLGSKLQNTALAAAILLFIGLCIALIYLFASNGVPKTLFVADTPWYFYLGGCFVMFYILTITWVAPKFGIANAITFVLLGQLVAMTVIDHFGFFGVKPFELDLKRLTGLVLMITGVLLVLSKPQHA